A DNA window from Daucus carota subsp. sativus chromosome 3, DH1 v3.0, whole genome shotgun sequence contains the following coding sequences:
- the LOC108211684 gene encoding pentatricopeptide repeat-containing protein At4g14050, mitochondrial, with protein sequence MPCSHLFHQLQICAKRRAPSQGKSIHAHIIKSGLTQYDPLPNTLVDMYGKCGLIHNAIQVFDEIPQRDKVCWASILTAHTHANLPKRTLSMFREMVSVDGLQPDHFVFTSLVKACTSLGSLRMGVQVHARFLLSCYSGDDVVKSSLVDMYAKCGLVDTARIVFDSICYRSSVSWTAMVSGYAKSGRKTEAIELLRSMEERSLFAWTALISGLVQNGYWVDAFNMFNEMRREGMDIEDPFSLSSIIGVSANLATLDLGKQMHCLVIALGYESSLYVGNALVDMYAKCSDVDAAKRTFDSIGNKDVVSWTSIIVGMAQHGRAREALSLYDKMVKNGVKPNKVTFLGLIYACGHAGLVDKGRHLFRSMRKDYGFSPSLQHYTSLLDLYSRSGLLDDAEKLLNTMPFEPDEAAWAALLSACKRHGKTHMGVRVADLLLNLEPKDNSTCIMLSNVYAGAGMWEKVSKVRRLMTVKDIKKEPGYSCVDLGKESQVFYAGENTHPMEDAIFSLLKELDAEMRKRGYVPDTSSVLHDMDHQEKENQLFWHSERLAVAYGLLKSVPGTVIRIVKNLRVCGDCHIVFKFISSIVNREIVVRDASRFHHFKEGKCSCSDFW encoded by the coding sequence ATGCCTTGCTCTCACCTGTTTCACCAGCTCCAAATCTGCGCGAAACGCCGTGCTCCATCTCAAGGCAAATCAATCCATGCTCACATAATCAAATCGGGGTTGACCCAATATGACCCACTTCCCAACACTCTCGTTGACATGTACGGCAAATGTGGTCTCATTCACAATGCAATCcaagtgtttgatgaaattcCTCAGAGAGACAAAGTTTGCTGGGCCTCGATTCTCACTGCTCATACGCATGCCAATTTACCTAAACGTACTCTTTCTATGTTTAGGGAGATGGTTTCTGTTGATGGGTTGCAACCTGATCATTTCGTGTTTACGAGCCTTGTTAAGGCTTGTACTAGCTTAGGTTCTTTGAGGATGGGTGTGCAAGTGCATGCTCGGTTTTTGTTGTCATGCTATTCGGGCGATGATGTGGTTAAGTCCTCGCTTGTGGATATGTATGCGAAATGTGGGTTGGTGGATACTGCTCGGATTGTTTTTGATTCGATTTGTTATAGGAGTTCTGTTTCTTGGACTGCCATGGTATCTGGGTATGCTAAGAGTGGAAGGAAAACGGAAGCGATTGAGCTGTTGAGAAGTATGGAGGAGAGAAGTTTGTTCGCTTGGACTGCTTTGATATCGGGGTTGGTGCAGAATGGATATTGGGTTGATGCGTTTAATATGTTTAATGAAATGAGAAGGGAGGGTATGGATATTGAAGATCCGTTTAGTCTTTCGAGTATTATTGGAGTTTCTGCTAATCTTGCGACATTGGATCTTGGGAAGCAAATGCATTGTTTAGTTATAGCACTTGGTTATGAATCTAGCTTATACGTGGGTAATGCGTTAGTTGACATGTACGCAAAATGTAGTGATGTGGATGCAGCAAAGCGTACATTTGACAGTATTGGCAACAAAGATGTAGTTTCTTGGACCTCGATTATAGTTGGGATGGCTCAACATGGACGAGCTCGGGAAGCACTGTCGCTCTATGATAAGATGGTTAAAAATGGAGTGAAGCCAAATAAGGTGACATTTTTAGGATTAATATATGCGTGTGGACATGCTGGTCTAGTAGATAAAGGACGTCATCTCTTCAGATCCATGAGAAAGGATTATGGTTTTAGCCCTTCTCTGCAACATTATACAAGCTTATTAGATCTTTATAGTCGATCAGGGCTCCTTGATGATGCTGAGAAGCTTCTCAATACAATGCCTTTCGAGCCTGATGAAGCTGCTTGGGCAGCTTTACTAAGTGCCTGTAAGAGGCATGGCAAAACTCATATGGGAGTTAGAGTTGCTGATCTTCTTTTGAACTTAGAACCAAAAGATAATTCAACCTGTATTATGTTATCTAATGTATATGCTGGTGCGGGCATGTGGGAAAAAGTATCTAAAGTACGGAGATTAATGACAGTTAAGGATATTAAGAAAGAACCTGGTTACAGTTGTGTAGACTTGGGGAAGGAGAGTCAAGTGTTTTATGCTGGGGAGAATACACATCCAATGGAGGATGCAATTTTTTCTCTACTTAAGGAATTGGATGCAGAGATGAGGAAAAGAGGTTATGTTCCTGATACAAGTTCAGTATTGCATGACATGGATCACCAGGAGAAGGAAAATCAACTCTTTTGGCATAGTGAGAGGCTTGCTGTTGCTTATGGACTGCTTAAATCTGTTCCTGGCACAGTTATACGAATAGTGAAAAATCTCCGCGTCTGTGGTGATTGTCATATCGTTTTCAAATTCATTTCTAGCATAGTAAATAGGGAAATTGTTGTTCGTGATGCTAGTAGGTTCCACCACTTCAAGGAAGGAAAATGTTCGTGCTCTGATTTTTGGTAA
- the LOC108213295 gene encoding protein DOG1-like 4: protein MESGENENFSAFYERWITQLGEYVDMLSELSNQPFDSNNKSNVEAVVEKVITHHKKYYSAKWAAAHQNALPFFRPRWLSPMEHGNLWFTGWKPFIAFGLLDTMRRNQVPGLSTLKELSEEQLEKIEKLKIEIKIEERKVERDMERQQMVIAYEPSAQLAQLMAQVSDGEIAMANIDGLVDSNMRSFAAGMEKVMKRADYARLKTLKFVLEILDLKQSVQFLAALTKWQTNMRNWRIKNNNTSQASTSASPPST, encoded by the coding sequence ATGGAATCAGgtgaaaatgaaaatttctCCGCCTTCTATGAGAGATGGATAACTCAACTAGGGGAGTATGTTGACATGCTCTCCGAACTCTCCAACCAACCTTTTGACTCTAATAACAAGTCCAATGTTGAGGCTGTGGTGGAAAAAGTCATAACTCACCACAAGAAGTATTACAGTGCCAAATGGGCTGCTGCTCATCAAAATGCATTACCATTCTTCAGACCACGATGGCTAAGTCCTATGGAGCATGGAAATCTCTGGTTCACCGGGTGGAAGCCATTTATAGCATTTGGTTTACTCGATACAATGAGAAGGAATCAGGTGCCTGGACTAAGTACTCTCAAAGAGCTAAGCGAAGAACAGCTAGAGAAGATTGAAAAGCTCAAGATAGAAATAAAGAtagaggaaagaaaagtggaaagGGACATGGAGAGGCAACAAATGGTCATTGCTTATGAGCCTTCGGCTCAACTAGCTCAACTAATGGCTCAAGTGAGTGATGGGGAGATTGCAATGGCTAACATTGACGGCCTGGTAGATAGTAATATGAGGAGCTTTGCGGCTGGAATGGAGAAAGTAATGAAGAGAGCGGATTATGCTAGGCTTAAGACCCTAAAATTTGTGTTGGAGATTTTGGATCTCAAGCAATCAGTGCAGTTTTTGGCAGCTTTGACAAAATGGCAAACCAATATGAGGAATTGGAGGATCAAGAACAATAACACATCTCAAGCCTCAACATCTGCATCACCCCCATCAACCTGA